In one Thermaerobacter sp. PB12/4term genomic region, the following are encoded:
- the recG gene encoding ATP-dependent DNA helicase RecG, translated as MRAGAGEDMAARREGGPPEPRPHGTPAAAGGAGHGPDPGPAAAGAGRGHARPERLAGAGEQGAARQGTPGSGQPAGAWAELAAALQRAGDLPPMLPAAGAAAEVQRALEAAARTLPPDQRGPLREAYRLFRDFDRLPPGQRAERVARAVDLVARAAAPAAGESPGRRIPLNGELAPAGAPSQGRPLPPGGQPAPSPVAPASGPSAAAGTAPAPAAGAGASAPSGRRSPLAGSGAGEITPATPLGRLPGVGRRQAQRLARLGLHTAGDLLWHLPRRYEDRSTWKPIARLVPGEVATVQGVVVAAQRVPTRTRRAVVRVTVSDGSGRLDAVFFNQPFRLQQLSPGRAVRLSGRVEAGYRGWQMDHPEVELLEGEGDEPVHTARIVPVYPATEGLHQRWLRQLAWQVVGALAGRVPEILPEELRRQLNLVERAQALRDIHFPPDAEAWQAARRRLAFEEWFVMQVALARVRSQQQQEPGRAHRPDGPRVARFLAGLPFELTPAQRRVLDEIRADMEAPRPMRRLVQGDVGSGKTVIAAWAMVKAVESGAQAALMAPTEILAEQHARRLQQLLAPAGIPVVLLVGSQPAADRERVLQGLATGQWPVVVGTHALIQENVRFRDLGLVVIDEQHRFGVRQRALLQDKGRLPDLLVMTATPIPRTLALTLYGDLDVSVIDQLPPGRQPVRTVWLRGRQRRKAYDLLAARVAAGEQGYVVCPLVDDPAAGPDRNPAGASTTGTSGARRDAAGAGGPIGGATGAAPGGPSGNGAASGRPAGHGQGSGGQGPGGEEPAAGPGGAPEDAEHKAVTTWAEYVARRYPRLRVGILHGRMPGPEKERVMRAFERRALDVLVATTVIEVGVDVPNATVMIIEGADRFGLAQLHQLRGRVGRGSKESLCILVADPASAEGQMRLEALCRSQSGFDIAEFDLQLRGPGDFFGTRQHGLPALRIADPVKDAGLLRLAREAARRLLERDPGLDEPAHRPLREEVVARYGDFLAEARALWS; from the coding sequence ATGAGGGCCGGTGCGGGGGAGGACATGGCGGCCCGGCGGGAGGGAGGCCCCCCGGAGCCCAGGCCGCACGGAACGCCTGCCGCGGCCGGCGGCGCCGGGCACGGCCCCGACCCAGGGCCCGCGGCCGCGGGGGCGGGAAGAGGGCATGCCCGCCCGGAGCGGCTTGCGGGTGCAGGGGAGCAAGGGGCCGCACGGCAAGGGACGCCCGGGTCCGGCCAGCCTGCGGGTGCCTGGGCCGAGCTGGCGGCGGCTCTGCAGCGGGCCGGCGACTTGCCGCCCATGTTGCCTGCCGCCGGCGCGGCAGCCGAGGTGCAGAGGGCCCTGGAAGCCGCTGCCCGGACCCTGCCCCCGGACCAGAGGGGACCCTTGCGGGAGGCCTACCGCCTGTTCCGCGACTTTGACCGGCTGCCACCCGGCCAGCGGGCGGAGCGGGTCGCCCGCGCCGTGGACCTGGTCGCCCGGGCCGCCGCGCCGGCGGCGGGGGAGTCCCCTGGGCGCCGGATCCCGCTCAACGGGGAACTGGCGCCCGCTGGGGCGCCTTCGCAGGGCCGGCCGCTTCCTCCGGGCGGGCAACCGGCTCCGTCCCCGGTGGCCCCTGCCAGCGGCCCTTCCGCAGCCGCCGGCACGGCTCCCGCGCCGGCCGCGGGGGCCGGGGCCTCCGCGCCCTCGGGACGGCGGTCGCCCCTGGCCGGCAGCGGTGCAGGGGAGATCACGCCGGCCACGCCCCTGGGCCGCCTGCCCGGCGTGGGCCGCCGGCAGGCCCAGCGCCTGGCCCGGCTCGGCCTTCACACCGCCGGGGACCTGCTCTGGCACCTGCCCCGGCGTTATGAAGACCGCTCCACCTGGAAGCCCATCGCCCGGCTGGTGCCCGGTGAGGTGGCCACCGTCCAGGGCGTGGTGGTGGCCGCCCAGCGCGTGCCCACCCGCACCCGGCGGGCCGTGGTGCGGGTGACGGTAAGCGACGGCAGCGGCCGGCTGGACGCCGTGTTCTTCAACCAGCCCTTCCGGCTCCAGCAGCTGTCCCCCGGCCGCGCGGTGCGGCTGAGCGGGCGGGTTGAGGCCGGCTACCGGGGATGGCAGATGGACCACCCGGAGGTGGAGCTGCTGGAAGGCGAGGGCGACGAACCGGTCCACACCGCGCGGATCGTCCCTGTCTATCCCGCCACCGAGGGCCTTCACCAGCGCTGGCTGCGCCAGCTGGCCTGGCAGGTGGTGGGCGCCCTGGCGGGGCGGGTGCCCGAGATCCTGCCCGAGGAGCTGCGGCGGCAGCTGAACCTGGTGGAACGGGCCCAGGCCCTGCGGGACATCCACTTCCCGCCCGATGCCGAAGCCTGGCAGGCCGCGCGCCGGCGCCTGGCCTTCGAGGAGTGGTTCGTCATGCAGGTGGCCCTGGCCCGGGTGCGCAGCCAGCAGCAGCAAGAACCCGGCCGGGCCCACCGGCCCGACGGCCCCCGGGTGGCCCGCTTCCTGGCGGGCCTGCCCTTTGAACTCACCCCTGCCCAGCGCCGCGTGCTGGACGAGATCCGGGCCGACATGGAAGCGCCGCGGCCCATGCGGCGGCTGGTCCAGGGCGACGTGGGCTCGGGCAAGACGGTGATCGCGGCCTGGGCCATGGTGAAGGCGGTGGAGAGCGGTGCCCAGGCGGCCTTGATGGCGCCCACGGAAATCCTGGCCGAGCAGCACGCCCGGCGGCTGCAGCAGCTGCTGGCCCCGGCCGGCATTCCCGTGGTGCTGCTGGTCGGCAGCCAGCCGGCGGCCGACCGGGAGCGGGTGCTCCAGGGACTGGCCACGGGCCAGTGGCCGGTGGTGGTGGGGACCCACGCCCTGATCCAGGAGAACGTCCGCTTCCGCGACCTGGGCCTGGTGGTCATCGACGAGCAGCATCGCTTCGGTGTCCGCCAGCGGGCCCTGCTCCAGGACAAGGGCCGGCTGCCGGACCTGCTGGTCATGACGGCCACGCCCATTCCGCGGACGCTGGCCCTGACCCTCTACGGCGACCTGGACGTGTCGGTCATCGACCAGTTGCCTCCGGGGCGCCAGCCCGTGCGCACCGTGTGGCTGCGGGGGCGCCAGCGCCGCAAGGCGTACGACCTTCTGGCGGCCCGGGTGGCGGCCGGCGAGCAGGGATACGTGGTCTGCCCGCTGGTGGACGACCCCGCCGCCGGGCCGGACCGGAACCCCGCCGGCGCCAGCACCACCGGCACCAGCGGGGCGCGCCGGGATGCGGCCGGAGCCGGCGGGCCGATCGGGGGGGCCACGGGTGCGGCTCCGGGCGGGCCATCAGGCAACGGCGCGGCCAGCGGCCGGCCGGCAGGCCACGGCCAGGGCTCCGGCGGCCAGGGCCCGGGCGGGGAGGAGCCGGCGGCAGGACCCGGAGGGGCTCCGGAGGATGCGGAGCACAAGGCGGTCACCACCTGGGCCGAGTACGTGGCCCGGCGCTATCCCCGGCTGCGCGTGGGGATCCTCCACGGCCGGATGCCCGGACCCGAAAAGGAAAGGGTCATGCGGGCCTTCGAGCGCCGGGCGCTGGACGTGCTGGTGGCCACCACGGTCATCGAGGTCGGGGTCGACGTCCCCAACGCGACGGTCATGATCATCGAAGGGGCCGACCGCTTCGGGCTGGCCCAGCTGCACCAGCTGCGGGGCCGGGTGGGGCGGGGATCCAAGGAGTCCCTGTGCATCCTGGTGGCCGACCCGGCCAGCGCCGAAGGCCAGATGCGGCTGGAGGCCCTCTGCCGCAGCCAGAGCGGGTTCGACATCGCCGAGTTCGACCTCCAGCTGCGGGGGCCGGGCGACTTCTTCGGCACCCGCCAGCACGGCCTGCCCGCCCTGCGCATCGCCGACCCGGTGAAGGACGCGGGCCTGCTGCGCCTGGCCCGGGAGGCCGCCCGCCGCCTGCTGGAGCGGGACCCGGGCCTGGACGAGCCGGCCCACCGCCCCCTGCGGGAGGAAGTGGTGGCCCGTTACGGTGACTTCCTGGCCGAGGCCCGGGCCCTCTGGAGCTAG
- a CDS encoding MFS transporter, which produces MPAAVYVIAAVAWLYFISLDMLATGLPLALAAGGAGESWIGFLVGWMGLSAMLQRPFLAAWGDRRGHRPLLLASLAAGLAGALLFAVSRHPAAEFAARTLQGTSLAGLVVSSQALMAALAPPAQRARALALQGLADTGGVLAGTNLGEWAWHHLGRTGLFAGTAAAVAMALLLALAGSARSRPEPGNPAERRPGHRAAAAGGPPVPVAGGSGPTPSAHSPAAGGGAGPEGPPSRAAGAGQPAAHTRPASPRDARRPPAVTAAPVVATGGAATRAGRLPLPGSFLVLGTLTGVIFGAALNLTVLHAQGAGFWAGGWLALFALVAMGARYAAGSWLDRRAGGGGLDAATPSLAHRLLVLGFGLMAAGEGALAAAAPVTAVYGAAAVLAAGYGIAHTALVAAAVGGAPAHRRGLAAGWLANAIDLGVGAGLAMLGWVLETWSFSVMYGVLAGAGTLGMVTALLARSPGPRAAGRP; this is translated from the coding sequence TTGCCAGCAGCCGTCTACGTCATTGCCGCCGTCGCCTGGCTGTACTTCATCTCCCTGGACATGCTGGCCACCGGCCTGCCGCTGGCCCTGGCCGCCGGCGGGGCCGGCGAAAGCTGGATCGGCTTCCTGGTGGGATGGATGGGCCTGTCCGCCATGCTGCAGCGGCCCTTCCTGGCCGCCTGGGGCGATCGCCGCGGCCACCGGCCGCTGCTTCTGGCCAGCCTGGCGGCAGGGCTGGCCGGCGCCCTTCTCTTCGCCGTCTCCCGCCACCCCGCCGCCGAATTCGCCGCCCGCACCCTCCAGGGCACCTCCCTGGCGGGCCTGGTGGTGTCCAGCCAGGCCCTGATGGCGGCGCTGGCCCCACCGGCCCAGCGCGCCCGGGCCCTGGCCCTGCAGGGGCTGGCCGACACCGGCGGCGTCCTGGCCGGGACCAACCTGGGCGAGTGGGCGTGGCACCACCTGGGACGAACCGGCCTGTTTGCCGGTACCGCAGCGGCCGTGGCCATGGCCCTGCTGCTGGCGCTGGCCGGCTCGGCCCGCAGCCGGCCGGAGCCCGGGAACCCGGCGGAGCGCCGCCCGGGCCACCGGGCTGCCGCCGCCGGGGGGCCGCCCGTTCCCGTCGCCGGCGGGTCAGGTCCTACCCCCTCGGCCCACTCCCCCGCGGCCGGCGGGGGCGCCGGGCCGGAGGGGCCCCCGTCCCGGGCGGCCGGCGCCGGGCAACCGGCCGCCCATACCAGGCCTGCCTCCCCCAGGGACGCCCGGCGGCCACCGGCGGTCACCGCCGCACCGGTGGTCGCGACCGGCGGGGCAGCCACCCGCGCCGGGCGGCTGCCGTTGCCTGGATCCTTTCTCGTACTGGGCACCCTGACCGGCGTGATCTTCGGCGCCGCCCTGAACCTGACCGTGCTCCATGCCCAGGGGGCCGGCTTCTGGGCGGGCGGCTGGCTGGCCCTCTTCGCCCTGGTGGCCATGGGGGCACGCTACGCTGCCGGCAGCTGGCTCGACCGACGGGCCGGCGGCGGGGGATTGGACGCTGCCACGCCGTCCCTGGCCCATCGCCTGCTGGTCCTCGGCTTTGGCCTGATGGCAGCGGGGGAAGGGGCGCTGGCCGCAGCAGCACCGGTGACGGCGGTCTATGGCGCCGCGGCGGTCCTGGCGGCGGGCTACGGCATCGCCCACACGGCGCTGGTGGCTGCGGCGGTGGGCGGGGCTCCGGCCCACCGCCGCGGCCTCGCGGCGGGATGGCTGGCCAATGCCATCGACCTGGGGGTCGGCGCCGGGCTGGCGATGCTGGGCTGGGTCCTGGAGACCTGGTCGTTTTCCGTGATGTACGGGGTTCTGGCCGGCGCCGGGACCCTGGGCATGGTCACGGCCCTCCTGGCGCGGTCGCCCGGGCCCCGGGCCGCCGGCCGGCCCTGA
- the gpr gene encoding GPR endopeptidase, with protein sequence MTGPRDRRVQGERGNLERMAERRRGAGWNPARPGVGGAPWGGSGPGMAAGPARAAPPATGTPAGDARPAAPPLSAGGAGNLAGFVRTDLALEAIGTSHPMPGVQVEEERGQGYLVTRVTVTSPEAARRLGKPPGRYVTIESPGFRKRDRELQGRVANVLARELAAMLPDRPDASFFVVGLGNWNATPDSLGPEVVHRLLVTRHLQEYVPEDLKGGLRSVAALAPGVLGLTGIETGDVIRGIVQQIRPNMVIAVDALAARNIERIMTTIQIADTGIHPGSGVGNHRAAVTRETLGIPVIAIGVPTVVHAHTIAYDTLDALTRSLQSQSTLFRTLGQMPEADKRRLIEEVLGPAVGDLMVTPKEIDVFVEEMATVVASGLNAALHPRIDEIDLSPVFA encoded by the coding sequence GTGACGGGACCGCGGGACAGAAGGGTCCAGGGTGAACGCGGCAACCTGGAGCGGATGGCCGAACGGCGGCGCGGTGCGGGCTGGAACCCGGCCCGCCCGGGGGTGGGCGGGGCACCCTGGGGTGGCAGCGGCCCAGGGATGGCGGCAGGCCCGGCCCGGGCAGCCCCACCGGCCACCGGCACGCCGGCCGGGGACGCGCGGCCGGCGGCCCCACCCCTTAGCGCCGGCGGAGCCGGCAACCTGGCCGGGTTCGTCCGCACCGACCTGGCCCTGGAGGCCATCGGCACCTCCCATCCCATGCCCGGGGTCCAGGTGGAGGAAGAGCGCGGCCAGGGCTACCTGGTCACCCGGGTCACGGTCACGAGCCCCGAGGCGGCGCGCCGCCTGGGCAAGCCCCCCGGCCGGTACGTCACCATCGAATCACCGGGCTTTCGCAAACGGGACCGGGAACTGCAGGGGCGGGTCGCCAACGTGCTGGCCCGGGAGCTGGCGGCTATGCTGCCGGACCGGCCCGATGCCTCCTTCTTTGTCGTCGGCCTGGGCAACTGGAACGCCACGCCCGATTCCCTGGGGCCTGAGGTGGTCCACCGCCTGCTGGTCACCCGCCACCTCCAGGAGTACGTGCCGGAAGATCTCAAGGGCGGCCTGCGCTCCGTGGCCGCCCTGGCTCCTGGCGTGCTGGGGCTGACGGGCATCGAGACGGGTGACGTCATCCGGGGCATCGTGCAGCAGATCCGGCCCAACATGGTGATCGCCGTGGACGCCCTGGCCGCCCGCAACATCGAGCGGATCATGACCACCATCCAGATCGCCGATACGGGCATCCACCCCGGTTCAGGGGTGGGCAATCACCGGGCGGCGGTGACCAGGGAAACCCTAGGCATCCCGGTCATCGCCATCGGGGTGCCCACGGTGGTCCACGCCCACACCATCGCCTACGACACCCTGGACGCCCTGACCCGGTCCCTGCAATCCCAGTCCACCCTCTTCCGCACCCTGGGGCAGATGCCCGAGGCCGACAAGCGGCGGCTGATCGAAGAGGTGCTGGGACCGGCCGTGGGCGACCTGATGGTGACCCCCAAGGAGATCGACGTCTTCGTCGAAGAGATGGCCACGGTGGTGGCCAGCGGCCTCAACGCCGCCCTGCACCCGCGGATCGACGAAATCGACCTCTCCCCCGTCTTCGCCTGA
- a CDS encoding MFS transporter, translated as MQKRLGLAFAVLCSVPFVMVLSNSMLIPVLPMMREAMDRTLFQIGLIITAFSVPAGLFIPIGGYLSDRWGRKTVMIPGLVGFGLGGLVAGLAPFFTRDPYGWILAGRVLQGLSAGGMYQVALAAAGDMFQGGARTRAMGIMEASNGLGKIASPILGSALALLAWYAPFFAYPALATLSALGLWWLVPEPQRQGEAPAPGPYLRRMGRIFQAKGASLAVSFLAGFTALFMLFGLLSVYSDLLERPFGIRGFVKGLVVAIPVAVATITAYVSGIVLQERLSRYLKAVVVTGLAILALGTGALFLTRQLVPMVVAISVMGLGYGLALPALNTMITSSVESAERGGVTALYGTVRFFGAALGPPAFGLLLPLGRAAMYLGSAAAVAAVLGLVAAFLRQDVLLQPLPARAGDGPAEARARDGALQPRAGRPPLGDGRPAVRPGGVGPGVMSRPVVSPARHGPDPASGAGTAAVSGRDGLATAAAPGGGGTGHAIPSGVPRRGTGRGGIPPIPLGPWSRVRSSFPPREGMSPAS; from the coding sequence GTGCAGAAGCGCTTGGGCCTGGCCTTTGCCGTCCTGTGCAGCGTGCCCTTCGTCATGGTCCTCAGTAATTCCATGCTGATCCCCGTGCTGCCCATGATGCGCGAGGCCATGGACCGGACCCTGTTCCAGATTGGGCTCATCATCACCGCCTTCTCCGTGCCGGCGGGGCTGTTCATCCCCATCGGCGGCTACCTTTCGGACCGGTGGGGCCGCAAGACGGTGATGATCCCCGGCCTGGTGGGGTTCGGCCTGGGTGGCCTGGTGGCCGGCCTGGCGCCCTTCTTCACCCGCGATCCCTACGGGTGGATCCTGGCGGGCCGGGTGCTGCAGGGCCTTTCGGCCGGAGGGATGTATCAGGTGGCGCTGGCGGCGGCGGGCGACATGTTCCAGGGGGGTGCCCGTACCCGGGCCATGGGCATCATGGAGGCCAGCAACGGGCTGGGCAAGATCGCCAGCCCCATTCTGGGGTCGGCCCTGGCGCTGCTGGCCTGGTATGCCCCCTTCTTCGCCTACCCGGCCCTGGCCACCCTCTCCGCCCTGGGCCTGTGGTGGCTGGTGCCCGAACCGCAGCGCCAGGGAGAAGCGCCGGCGCCGGGGCCCTACCTGCGGCGCATGGGCCGGATCTTCCAGGCCAAGGGTGCTTCCCTGGCCGTTTCCTTTCTGGCCGGCTTCACCGCGCTGTTCATGCTCTTTGGCCTGCTCAGCGTGTATTCCGACTTGCTGGAACGGCCCTTCGGCATCCGGGGATTCGTGAAGGGCCTGGTGGTGGCGATCCCCGTGGCGGTGGCGACCATCACCGCCTACGTGAGCGGCATCGTCCTCCAGGAGAGGCTATCCCGGTACCTCAAGGCGGTGGTGGTGACGGGGCTGGCGATCCTGGCGTTGGGGACGGGGGCCCTTTTCCTGACCCGCCAGCTGGTCCCCATGGTGGTGGCCATCAGCGTCATGGGCCTGGGGTACGGCCTGGCGCTACCCGCCCTCAACACCATGATCACCAGTTCGGTGGAGTCGGCGGAGCGCGGGGGGGTGACCGCCCTCTACGGCACCGTTCGCTTCTTCGGAGCCGCTCTGGGCCCGCCCGCCTTCGGCTTGCTGCTCCCTCTGGGCCGGGCGGCCATGTACCTGGGGAGTGCTGCAGCTGTCGCCGCCGTGCTGGGGCTGGTGGCCGCGTTCCTGCGCCAGGACGTGCTGCTGCAGCCGTTGCCGGCCCGGGCAGGCGACGGGCCCGCAGAGGCCCGAGCCCGGGATGGGGCCCTGCAGCCTCGGGCGGGAAGGCCCCCCCTGGGGGACGGCCGGCCGGCGGTCCGCCCGGGCGGCGTCGGGCCCGGGGTGATGTCCCGGCCCGTCGTGTCTCCGGCCCGCCATGGGCCTGACCCCGCCTCTGGTGCTGGTACGGCGGCGGTGTCCGGACGCGACGGCCTGGCCACGGCCGCGGCCCCCGGCGGCGGGGGGACAGGCCACGCGATACCATCAGGGGTCCCACGCCGCGGGACGGGACGGGGCGGGATCCCGCCCATCCCCCTGGGGCCATGGAGCCGGGTACGCAGCTCCTTTCCGCCCCGGGAGGGGATGAGCCCCGCTTCATGA
- a CDS encoding spore coat protein, translating to MLSQKELLNLPELLNAHAAMIEKAEAEQAMCQDEPLRQILQRHSQVYRRHYGQLQWMLDRARGQGAARPPAGHYHGDARWVHGNGQATQGFQSFEPYRPPAPQGHRVSDRTLAVGCLEMNKHACLAATWTALEAAHPEVRRALLDIARDHAEMAFELFQYLQQRNWYAVPQAPVDMARQVAQGFPGGYAGAAAPGAPRPAGAWAR from the coding sequence GTGCTCAGCCAGAAGGAGCTTCTCAACCTGCCTGAGCTGCTGAATGCTCACGCGGCCATGATCGAGAAGGCGGAAGCGGAGCAGGCCATGTGCCAGGACGAGCCGCTGCGCCAGATCCTGCAGCGCCACAGCCAGGTCTACCGGCGCCACTACGGGCAGCTCCAGTGGATGCTGGATCGGGCGCGGGGCCAGGGCGCGGCCCGGCCCCCCGCCGGTCACTACCACGGCGATGCCCGCTGGGTTCATGGCAACGGTCAGGCTACCCAGGGCTTCCAGTCCTTTGAACCGTACCGGCCGCCGGCGCCCCAGGGCCACCGGGTCAGCGACCGCACCCTGGCGGTGGGTTGCCTGGAGATGAACAAACACGCCTGCCTGGCGGCCACCTGGACGGCCCTGGAAGCAGCCCACCCCGAGGTCCGGCGGGCCCTGCTGGACATCGCCCGGGATCATGCCGAGATGGCCTTCGAGCTGTTTCAGTACCTCCAGCAGCGCAACTGGTACGCGGTCCCCCAGGCCCCGGTGGACATGGCGCGCCAGGTGGCCCAGGGCTTCCCGGGGGGCTATGCGGGTGCCGCTGCGCCGGGGGCCCCCCGCCCGGCGGGCGCCTGGGCGCGGTAG
- the rsmD gene encoding 16S rRNA (guanine(966)-N(2))-methyltransferase RsmD: MRVTGGRWRGRLLKVPAGRQVRPTTDRVRQALFNILGPAVEGARVLDLFAGTGSLAIEALSRGAREALCIESDPRVVAVLKANLRAVGAGADAGVWRQDVFAAVAKLAGGSRVFDLVLADPPYRQGLAARVVAAVGGGRLLAPGGRLVVEHDPREALPDRIAGLERADRRRYGDTALSFYLAPARKGESHDHRPLPGEL; this comes from the coding sequence GTGCGCGTCACGGGAGGCCGCTGGCGCGGCCGGCTCCTCAAGGTCCCGGCCGGGCGGCAGGTTCGTCCCACCACGGACCGGGTGCGCCAGGCGCTGTTCAACATCCTGGGGCCGGCGGTGGAAGGGGCCCGGGTCCTCGATCTCTTTGCGGGGACCGGCAGCCTGGCCATCGAAGCCCTGAGCCGGGGGGCACGGGAGGCTCTGTGCATCGAGTCCGATCCCCGGGTGGTGGCCGTCCTCAAAGCGAACCTGCGCGCCGTGGGCGCGGGCGCCGACGCCGGCGTGTGGCGGCAGGATGTCTTTGCCGCCGTTGCGAAACTTGCGGGCGGTTCCCGGGTCTTCGATCTGGTCCTGGCCGATCCGCCCTATCGCCAGGGACTGGCGGCCCGGGTGGTGGCCGCCGTGGGCGGTGGCCGGCTGCTGGCGCCCGGCGGCCGGCTGGTGGTGGAGCACGACCCCCGGGAAGCCCTCCCGGACCGGATCGCCGGGCTGGAACGCGCCGACCGGCGCCGGTACGGCGACACCGCCCTGAGCTTCTACCTTGCGCCTGCCAGGAAAGGAGAGTCCCATGACCATCGCCCTTTGCCCGGGGAGCTTTGA
- the coaD gene encoding pantetheine-phosphate adenylyltransferase: protein MTIALCPGSFDPITNGHLDIIERASRLFDQVLVTVFINSSKQPWFTPEERVELARQATAHLPNVSVDAYDGLLVEYARRKGARVIVKGLRAVSDFEYEFQMAQINKQLAGELETLFMMTRPENAYLSSSIVKELARYGVDPVGLVPDVVRPALAARAAVRRRR from the coding sequence ATGACCATCGCCCTTTGCCCGGGGAGCTTTGACCCGATCACCAACGGGCATCTGGACATCATCGAGCGGGCCAGCCGCCTGTTCGACCAGGTGCTGGTCACCGTGTTCATCAACTCGTCCAAGCAGCCCTGGTTCACGCCGGAAGAGCGGGTCGAGCTGGCCCGCCAGGCGACGGCCCACCTGCCCAACGTGTCCGTCGATGCCTATGACGGGCTGCTGGTGGAGTACGCCCGCCGCAAAGGGGCGCGGGTGATCGTCAAGGGGCTGCGGGCGGTCTCGGACTTCGAGTACGAGTTCCAGATGGCGCAGATCAACAAGCAGCTGGCCGGGGAGCTGGAGACCCTGTTCATGATGACCCGGCCTGAGAATGCCTACCTGAGTTCCAGCATCGTCAAGGAACTGGCCCGTTACGGGGTGGATCCGGTGGGCCTGGTCCCTGACGTGGTGCGGCCGGCCTTGGCCGCCCGGGCCGCCGTGCGGAGGAGGCGATGA
- the ylbJ gene encoding sporulation integral membrane protein YlbJ: MRKGVGRVRYGGVPVRQSPLTHLLVAAVVGLVVAMVVYPETAFAAAVAGLKVWWDVVFPALLPFFIGAQILMALGVVHFMGVLMEPFMRPLFNVPGTGAFVVAVGLASGYPLGAVITARMRQQGLLSKTEAERLMSFSNTADPLFMAGAVAVGMFGTAAVAGPIMAGHYLGALATGLALRFWRGGSDRSEALAGEEGWLLARAWRAMVRARQEDGRPFGQVLGDAVRDSINTLLLVGGLIILMSVVIQVLDRAGILAAVGGLFLLVLHPLGLDPSLTRSLISGLFELTLGTQAAAQAPAPLFDRLVIAGAVIAWSGLSVHAQVAAIIQGTGLSIGPYIAARAFHAVAAGALTALWLAWFPVAAPAFLPALAWAAPGPLPWLGRLLAGAFHFLVAVGGLAALAAVTQLLRARTVSGQR; encoded by the coding sequence GTGCGCAAGGGAGTGGGGCGGGTCCGGTACGGGGGAGTGCCCGTGCGCCAGTCACCCCTTACCCATTTGCTGGTGGCCGCCGTGGTGGGCCTGGTGGTCGCCATGGTGGTGTATCCCGAGACGGCCTTCGCGGCCGCCGTGGCCGGACTCAAGGTCTGGTGGGACGTGGTCTTCCCGGCCCTGCTGCCCTTCTTCATCGGCGCCCAGATCCTCATGGCCCTGGGCGTGGTCCATTTCATGGGCGTGCTGATGGAGCCCTTCATGCGCCCGCTGTTCAACGTTCCCGGCACGGGAGCCTTCGTCGTCGCCGTCGGCCTGGCCAGCGGCTACCCCCTGGGCGCGGTGATCACGGCCCGGATGCGCCAGCAGGGGCTGCTCAGCAAGACCGAGGCCGAGCGGCTCATGAGCTTCAGCAACACCGCCGACCCGCTGTTCATGGCAGGAGCCGTGGCCGTGGGCATGTTCGGCACGGCGGCCGTGGCGGGACCCATCATGGCGGGCCACTACCTGGGCGCGCTGGCCACCGGCCTGGCCCTGCGCTTCTGGCGCGGCGGCAGCGACCGCAGCGAAGCCCTGGCAGGGGAGGAAGGGTGGCTGCTGGCCCGGGCCTGGCGCGCCATGGTCCGCGCCCGCCAGGAAGACGGCCGCCCCTTCGGCCAGGTGCTGGGGGACGCGGTCCGCGATTCCATCAATACGCTGCTTCTGGTGGGCGGGCTGATCATCCTGATGTCGGTGGTGATCCAGGTGCTGGACCGGGCCGGCATCCTGGCCGCGGTAGGCGGCCTGTTCCTGCTGGTCCTGCACCCCCTGGGCCTGGATCCTTCCCTGACCCGGTCCCTGATCAGCGGCCTGTTCGAATTGACCCTGGGCACCCAGGCCGCCGCCCAGGCCCCGGCGCCCCTCTTCGACCGCCTGGTCATCGCCGGTGCCGTCATCGCCTGGAGCGGGCTTTCCGTCCACGCCCAGGTGGCGGCCATCATCCAGGGCACCGGCTTGAGCATCGGCCCCTACATCGCGGCGCGGGCCTTCCATGCCGTCGCCGCCGGGGCCCTGACCGCCCTGTGGCTGGCCTGGTTTCCCGTAGCCGCGCCCGCCTTCCTGCCGGCCCTGGCCTGGGCGGCACCGGGCCCCCTGCCGTGGCTGGGCCGGCTGCTGGCGGGAGCCTTCCACTTCCTGGTGGCGGTGGGCGGTCTCGCTGCCCTGGCTGCGGTAACCCAGCTGTTGCGCGCCCGGACCGTGTCGGGCCAGCGCTGA